The nucleotide window ggggcggcggctccggggcagcggcggccgtGCGGGGCGGGCCGGCACCGGGAGCTGGAGCCGGCCGGCAGCACAGCCCCGGAGCAGTCCCGGGTGTGCTGGTCCCACCGGGTCTCCAGGCACACGTGCCCGGGTGCCTGCTGGGCCCGGTGCCCGAGGCAGGGCGGGTAGCGTGACCCGTGCCCGGCGGTACAGCCCCGATCCAGCCGGGAGAGCCCCGCGCACGCCGGAACTGTTTGAAGGATGtttatagaatcatggaatgccAGAGCTgtttcagctggaagggaccttaaacaccATCTAGTTCCACTTTCCTGCCAAGGGTAGGGACACTGATGGAGTTCCTGGTTGAGGGCTCAGGTCGTGCCTCGTGGGCAGTGGGGTCTTGTCAAGCACTGGGGTTTCTGGTGGGACCAGACAGTGTTTGGATTGTGATTCCCACTCCAGATTCCCATCCTGCACTTCCTCCCTCCAGCTGAATGGTCCCGGTCGTTGGTACCATCTGCCTCCCGGTCGCTGACACACCGGGTGTGCAGCTTGGACTGAAGTTGGTGGAAATGCTGAGGCTTTTCCAGCCCAGCTTGCCAGGACTGAGGATATCAGCCCAGTAACAGCCCGGTGCCATCTCTGTTACATGGCCGAGGACGAGGGCAGGTCAGGATCTGCAGCCACAAAGCAGCCAATACCACTTTGGGCCATACCCAGAAGGTCACAGCCAGCgctggtgctggtgccagcagaggAGGGTGCTGGTAGCGCTCTGCCACTCGGGCAGCCTCTCCATTCCTGCCTGCCAGCTGCACACCCAGAACGCTGAAAGCAGCAACTAGACCCTTAACCAGTTCTCTTCCCTTCCCGAGTTGGTCTGGTTACCCCATAGGTTTTGTGAAACGTGAGACTGGATGTTCACAACTTTTCCCACTCGCAGTTTTTGGATTGCACAAGATAGAACAGCAGCTTCTGATTAGCCACAAGTCACAAAAGCCCTGTGCAGTGCCAGCTACCAGCTGCACAGACCCCTTGAGAGGCTCTGAAAAGCATCCTGAGCCAATCCCCTCCACAGGCATCACATATTGCCAAGAACAGGGCACCAGCACAggtccagctctgggaccaGTGTGCTGGAGGCGTATGGAGCTTTGTCAAGGGGGTACATCTCCACCTAATCGTGGGGCTGGTGAGGTGCTGATGTCCAAGTCTTAACACTGTCCTGTTTCTTCACAGCAATTCTCGGCGCTGACTGAAGTGCTTTTCCGCTTTCTGACAGAGCCCAAGGAGGTAAGGCAGAACTGGAGAGATGTGTGAGTGCAGCTCTGgtcagaaactgagaaaaaattGTGTTACTGCTCTTTCTCTTGAGCAGGTAGAAAGGTTTCTGACTCAGCTCTCAGACTTTGCCACCATGAATAAAATCAGCTTGGGCCCCCTGAAAAACATTGTCAAAAGTATTCTTCTGGTACCCAACGGTAAGTGATGTATTTGCATATGCTACCCTGAGGCCAAACTGTCCCAGCCATTCCTGCAGGGCTTGGTTTGCACAATAAGTGTTAATGGTAGCTAATACAGTGCTTAGCACTTAAGAAGCAAAACTTCCCCTATTTGGTGACTCTGTATTCTTTATACCCTGCCTGCATGCACATTTCACAAGCTTAAGTAAACTCCCTTAAATATCTGTGCATTAAATGCAGCACAAGCAGTGTGACAACAGTGCTTGGTTTAAGCAGTGCCTGTAAATCCCTTTTGCCAGACCAGGGCAGCCTCCTGTTGGCACCGAGTCTCTGCAGGAACTTCCACCCCAGTGACCCAGTGCTGGAATTCCTCCAAGGACAAGCGCTGTTGGAGACAAATAAGACCGTGCACACCCGTTTGGGGTGGGCTGGGGACCGGTGCAGTTCTAGGCCATGTGAAGGAGACAGCTGACCTTGCAGTCTGGTTCTAGAGAAGCACTTAACGTGTCCAGCTCTTTCTCATTCATAAACAGTGAGGAAGAGGTTTGGGGGGATTCCACTGGAATACCCCAGACTCCAGCACTTTATAGGATTACTGTGATGTTGTGGCTGCCGTTTGACATGGTAATGTATCAAACTCTCCACGGCACATTCATCCCATTGATCCTTCTTGTTATTAATAGTCCCTTGCTATTACCCTTCAGCCCTGGCTTCCCTGTAGCTTCCTTCACAGCCCGGATCCTGAGCACAGctgttttctgaatttgttttaaacttgTTCTACTGCTTCAAGCCGCTTTTCCTATCCAGGAgtacaataattttatttcctatgaGGATTTAATgaggaatttgcattttttcccatcCTGATTCAGGCCTTGGTGCCCTCATCTTGTCGTTCCTGTGCTCTGGATTCAATCCCGTTGTAACTTTTCCTCAGCTCTGAGATGCCACAGACGATATCCGAACAGATCACAGCAGATAACTTTACCTCTGTGCTACACAGCCGGAAAGCCACGTGGGGCTGGCAGTCTCCTTGAATTTATGAGATGCCTGCTCTTGGCTTCAGAGATCAGAATCCTTGTAAAggtccctgtgctgcctgggcCCCAGAACAAAGGGGGAAGGCGCAGCGGGGGAAAGTGTTATGTGCACACGTTCACACCCATCATCCCAAACACAGCAGGTAGGTCAAATTAGCAGCCCGCCAGCCTTAACAGTTCTCCTTTAACAAGCAAAGCGGCTAcaggagagaaagcagcagcttcaaAACATAACCGCTGCCGCTGTTCCCATGGATACCTGCAATGGGATCTCGCCCTCTCCCAGGCACTCCCAGAGCCCGGACTTTTAAAGCGCCGGGCATCTGCAGAGATACTGGCGGACACGACTGGGTTTCCGATCTCCGAGGAGCTGTGGTTTGCTTCAAAACACAGCTCAGAAACAGAGGCTTTCCATCGCCGGGTCCCGTCCCTACCTCTATGTGACTCAGTAGAGATTAGTTTGACTGagtaaaaagtgatttttttcttcttcttctttgtgGTGTTTGTTCAGGTGCCCTAAAGAGGAATTTGTCTTCAGAACAAGTCAGAGCAGATTTTATTGCTCTAGGTAGGTCATGTGCTTTCCACTAAATAAAAgataattaatatttatcaCATATAGTAATCTCATGTGGTTTCCCCCCACAGGCCTCAGTGAAGAGAAAGCCAGTTATTTTGCAGAACaggtatttatatatttttgcttgtttctaaGCTAACAAAATGTCAGTTCTGTGAGTGGGAACTCATAAAACCCCACTGTGCTCCTGAGCTATGTCGGCACTTTGGgttattttcttcaaaaccaGCGTGGGATTTTGAACTGAAGATCCTCAGAGAACTAATAAGGAGCAGTTTGTCTGATGATACCTCTGGtttgccagggcctctctcccATCAGTGTCACAattcctgcactgctgtgtgGCTTTCATGTGATGTTTTTGTGCTTCCCATGCTTTGAGCCCCGAGGTCATGCAGTTACACGAACACATGGCTTTTTGCACAGATATTGTTACACTGAACCAGTgctaaaacaaaaccagtgagTTTCATATACAGAAGTGACAGGGCAGATGGAAATCCTAGCAGGACTCAAATACCTCTGAAAGCCCTCCTGACCACATTAGTTCTGTCTTTACTCTGGGCTTCAGCCATCCTCTGCCTTCGTTCCGACTCTTGTTGAAGTTTTAGGTACAAACAGAGGCCTCTCTGAATTAATTGCTGGTGTGTCTTTTGCTCTTGTAGTGGAAGGTGAATTCCCCCACCCTAACACGCCTGGCTTTGGGTCAGACACTGATGATTAACCAGCTGATAGATATGGAGTGGAAGTTTGGAGGTAATAGAGCTACAACATAAACTGGAGGGGTTGGGAAACCCAGCAGCAGATCTTGGCTAAATAACGTTTTATTTCACTGCTTAACTAACAGATTATCtgccttctcttctttctgaCTCACAGTGACTGCTGGGAGCAGTGAGCTGGAAAAAGTGGGAAGTATCTTCTTACAGGTAAATCTCCCACATCACAGAGTTCAGCTTGTAGTGCAGTTGAGGAACAAGCTCCAGCCAGGCATGTGGGAAGCACTGGCtgtgaggggaaggagagggaagctgGGTCTCATAGGAACGGGCTCTGTGACTGCACCTTCAGTCTccaagtgctgctgccagcagagagcAGACACGCTGCTGTTTGTTTCTCCTCTGAAGACATGAGGTATCACAGAAACGTGGCCCATTCTGAAAAGCTGTTCAAAAAGTTCAGGTTAGCAAAGGTCAGCCAtcttggggagggagggaaagtgGGATCAAGGACTTCCAGAGATCTTCCCAATGCCCAGGGAATCTGTTCCTACAGTGACACTTCTTAAAAAGCCTGTCAGATAtgtgtgtgctgtgcagcaGTCAAACTCACAGCGgactcctgctctgctgtcctcTCCTGGTGCTTAGATACAGGTCTCTGAACTAAAAtacctctgcttttccttttcccaagcTGAAGCTGGTGATTAAAAAAGGGAGCCAATTGGAAAACGTGTATGTTGGTGAGTTAACAGTTCTGGACAAGAGGGAAGCACGGGAAAGCTGCAGTTTGGAGCTCCAAGTGTtgctgggggtgggggcagaACCAGGGTGGGGTCACTGCAAAAGCATCACTGTGGCTACTTCTGCCCCGGCCTCTccatggctgcagctgctcctgccacaggcaCTCTGGAAATGTTTAGGAACACTGACTTTTGGGCATCTTCACATCTGTGCCTCAGTAAACACAGATCTGCCACGGAGCATTGCAGAGCAgcaaggcagaggaggaaagtAAGTGATTCCCAAGCATGGAGTGCTCTTGGGAGATCCCATCCCAGGGGAGATCCCAGCCTGGCTAGCATAAGGAACCAGCTGCTGGGAATCACAGTGGCGAATACTCCCCAGCTTAGGTGAACATGAGTTGCTCCATGGTAGCACCAGAACAGCTTTGCCAATGTTGGAAGTGTAACCTGAAATCTAAGACTtgatgcctctttttttttctgcagagttAACTTTGCCCCAGTTCTACAGTTTTCTGCATGAAATGGAACGGGTCAAAACCAGCCTGGAAAGCTTCAGCTGAAACTGCACAGACCTGAGCCGACATCTGTCCGGGATGTTTAATTCCTCCTCATGGGCCTGCAGATCTGCTCTTTCCCAGCTGACTCTTCACACTCTGATAAGAGGAGACAAGCTGTGCAATGAGCAGTGGTGTCATGGCCCAGCAGGACCCATCAATCCTTTAGAACCTGAAACTTGGGCTAAGTTTCAGCTTTTTCAAAGCATCTACAAGTTCActcatctctctttttttttactatacTATTATGAGAAACTGTGGTCAGAAGTAATGTGGATACCTTTActaaaatagcaaagaaataaaCCCATTCCCATCCTACTCCATTTGTATCAGAATTTGATTTtgtgagaaaaaagagaaacaggagcaaagaataattttgaaacttGGAAGAATTAAGCAGAGAGGACGAGGAAAGCAAGGAGAGCATCTAACCTGGGGAATCACTTAGTGCTCCTTTCAAGCCTCTCCCTTCTCTTGTATTAAGAAACATGTTGATTAGCTTCTTCCCAATTGTGCCTCATTATGGAAAAGTATCTCAGTGGTAGGTGATTTTAAATCTTAAACAACCAAACATCTGCCTCTGTGCACAGGGGGAGGACATCTCGGGGGGTGACAAGCTAAATCTCATTTGGATGTGCTGCTCTTTAATCTGCAGCCTGTGTGACATGGCACAGTCAGACCCAGCCTGTTTCCCAGTGGACATATGTCCAAACCCCATGAAGTGCCATTAGCTTGACTCTTTGAGGGTGAGGATGAGCTTCATCAGGAAGCAGAGGGGTGCTCCGACCCACCCGGGGCAGTGGGTGATGTTACAGTCACTGAAGTTCCTCTCGTGTCCAGACTGTTGtccagcagcctgagctggCTGGAGCCtctcccacagcacagggatgAAGGAAGCTCCTTTTGCAGGGCATGTCCCAAGGCACCTCTGTGTCCCTCTCACACTCAGCAGTTCCACTGAAGGGAATAAACCACATTAACAGGGAATATCCTAGTCAGATACTCTCTTTCCAGCCTCCACCTGAAGGGGTTCACTGTCCCAGGGTATCCTGCCACTCTGCTGTGGGGCtccctgcaccagcagctgcttccagttAAACCTGTCCCAAACAGACCATTTCTATGAGAAAAGCATCACAGAGCTCCCTGCAACTCACAGCTCCACCCGTGggtttccagctgcagcaaacCCAGCATTGAGTGTCCCTGCACTGCAttttctgtggtgctgcaggagtGACTGGGAATGACAGCGGGCACAGGCTGAGCCATATATTTGGGAAATGGGGAATCCTGCTGGCAAACCCGGGAATGGATTTATTTAGTTTCCCACATATCAGATCAGTCACAAGCATTTCAAGCTTTGTCACATAATTagtgtaaaaatgaaaaaaaaaacccaaaacctctgaAATAATGTTCTACAGAATATTCTGCTTCCTTTCGGGTGGCAGGAAAAGCTATTTCAGGGAGGAAGAAGCAGTCCAaaaggctgctgctttctcaagacaaaagcaattttttttgctttacgTTTTCTGCTGCCTGTCCCCATTATTTCTCCTCAccctcccagtgccagggcGGCACCACTCAGCCCTATCCGGTTACGTCGGGAGGTGGCCACGGCGCTGCGGAGAAGATGCCAGGCTCGGTTGTGGGTCAGGAATCCGCCGTCCCCCCGCGCTCCTCCCCCTGCCCGGTTGGGATTAAGCCGCTCGGGGCTGACGCACGCCGAGCCCGCTGACCCCGAGTGCAGGGGTCACCTCCATGCTGCTCCGCGGTCCCCACGGGCAGCTCTGATGGGCGGCATTTGCGCTGCGGCGTGAccttgctgctgccacagcGCTCCCGGGGACCGCCAGCGCCCTTTCATCCCACGCGCTTGGCTGTGCATGAGCCGAgctggcagcccctggggaaGGGGTGGAGGGGGGTGCCCGCTCTGGCGGCACCAGCACGGGGTGACGCCAACCACGAGGGAATCGGGTCACCCTCCCAatgctgctggccaggagcGAGGACGGCTCTGGGATGCAGCGTGGCAGCCATGCACAGCACGGCCCGGCCTCGCCGCCGGCACAGGGCGTGATGGCCAATGTCCAGACCCCTGCGCCAGGGCCTGGCAGGCAGcgggcacagctggcacagctggcacagctgtgagCCGGGACCGAGCCATGGTGGGAGGGAAAGAGCGGCCGCGGTGCCCGTTTTGCCCGGGTTTCCGGGCGGCCCCGCGGTGCTCGTGTGCGCGGCCCCTTCCGCCTGCCCGTCAAGCCCAGCCAGCCGAGAGCTAATCTCGGCGGGACAACGGGCGCAGGGGAAACAGGGGCCTCTCACCAGCCTGGGGTGCAGCTAACCGTACTCCTGCAGCCGTTTGCCTCCCCAAGGTCTTTCCCGGCACATTTCCTCTGGGGCGGCTGTGCCACGGCCCCCCCATCCGTGTCCCTGCTGCATGGGGACACGTGGGCCCTCCCGGCTgcagcgggggcaggggcagctcgGCCATGCCAAAGCCACACACAGTCACCCCCCCCTGCATGCTCAGATGCTTGTACAGCCTCTCTCGCAGCTCTGCGGActctctgctgcctcagggGCTGCCTTATCACACCCCGGGCTGCCAGGCAGTGTCTCCTGAGTGCAGGGGAGATGGCAGAGTGGCCCCAAGAGCCAGGCTGCAGTGCGGACCCTGTGCTCCCAGGCATCGCCCCGCTCATCCCcgccagctccagcagtgcagcagagaaCAGGGGCTGAACTCTGGGGTCTGTCAGTTCCCAGCATGGATTCAACACTGTTTTGATTCTCAACCATGTCAGATGCTAATGACCAAGGGAACTGGGATGTTCTCAGATGAAGCATCATCTCTGCACTGGGAATGCCAATGCTGCTCCCTTCACATGTGAAGGAACCCTCCAAACCCTGAGAACAAAAGCCTCTGctcagagggagcagagcagatgtGGGTTCCACTCGTGCCTGCGagcccatgggcaggcagggaaggaaggaattggggctcctcactgctggctctgcctgacCTTGAGCAGGTCGTGTGGGAACTGACAGAGCTCCTCTGGGACATCCTGGTTTCCACAGATCTCACCAGGAGCCACTCCATGCCGAGGGCTTTCAGCTTGgtctccatccctgtcccatttGCAAAATAGGGTGACAAATCTCGGGGCTGGCCAACAGCTGGGAGGGAGCCATGGCAGGTGAGACAAGCCAGGGAGCAGAAATGGCAGGTAAGGGCCCCAAGGCAGCTGGAGCCCAGCCCAGTGCTGAAGACAATCCTGACCTTCCTCACCCCACATGCCATCCTTTTCCCCAATTCCTCCAGGTTTTGGGGTGATGCAGCACCCAGCAAAATCACCAGCTGTGAACTGCAGCTCCCCAGATTGCTCTGTCTGCCTGGGAACAGCAGCCCTGAGCACGCTGGAGGGCCCCAGGGCAGCACCACCACCCTGCTGTGTCACATGAATCCTTGGGGAGAGGGACacacaggggctgtgtgaggcTCCCTGGGGTTCCCATGGTGCTTGCTGTCTCCTCACCAGAGCAGACAGGCGAGGGTGGCACCATGCTGGAGCTGAGGATACACTCCCAGGGACGAGCCCTCAGCCTGCCTTGGGACAGGATTCTGCACCCACTCTGCTTGGAACAGGGGGAGGGCATCCCACCCTGCCTGCAAAACcgagctgctgcctcccattCTTGCAGGAGGTGGGGAAAAAGACCGGTGGTGTCCAAGGCAGTGGAAATATTCCTAGCATGTCGTCTGCTCCTAAGCCTTGCCATCTCTCTAGGCAGTTCTTTGTCCGAGCACACTGGGAACAATTGGGGTTGCTCAGCCAGACCGCAGGCTGTCGATCAGCAGAGGGAATGAATGCTCCGGCATACGGAACCCATCTTCTCCCACAGCAAGGGGAGGTGCCCACCAGAAACCAGCCTGTGGCacaacagcacaggcagaaacaATGCCCGGGCACCCGCGCCACTGCCAGCCCCGGGAAGGGGGGAGGGTGCTCCTCAGCCCATCCAAGGAACAACCAAGTGGGAGGGGGGTGGCTGGGCATCCCCAGGCCCCATGTGGCACGGTTGGCACAGCCATGGTGACAAGGTCCCAGTGTGATCCTGCACTGCAGGTGgctgaggaggaagagctgagtCTTGGGGATCAGAGAGGAGCCCCCAAGCTGTGGGATCGGGGCTTGGCCAGCCCCTCTCAGCACCCAGTGCCTTCGGGGAGTCCTATCCAGGGCTGATGGCATTTGCTCCCTTGCAGACACAGCTTCACAAAGGATGCCAGGCCTTGCAGTGACAAACCCATCCTGGTCCCAAGAGCCTGAtccagcttctcctctccacGACACCCTGAGCAGCCACGGGCTGGTGCTTGGCGGGGGGAGCACCCACCAGCCTCCCGCTGAGGCAGCTCAGCCCATTTCCCAGCACTCGGCTCGAGTTTATAgggctgctctgtcccagggGCATCGCTGTCACCGCTAACGAGGTTACCCCAGACCAGGCACCGACAGAGAGGGAAAGCAGGGTTAACCCTTGTGCCACTGACACATCCCACAGCACTGGGCAAGAGCTCTTAACAAGCTGCAGTGGTGGTGGGCAGCTGTGAAACACCAGGTGAGGATCCCCGTGCCATTCCTATGCCAGCCCTTGCACCACAGCATCCTTCCTCTTGGAGCAGCCCCATATCCGTGAGTGCAGCACCAAGCCCTGAGGCCACACCTTGCACCCGGTGCCCAcggcagcagcacagaaaggacagCGCACATCCCCATGGCGTCCGCATCCCTCAGCTTTGTTTCACATCGACAGCTGGGATGTGGATAAGGAGCAGGATGCAGCCAGGGCGCAGGCAGCAGACGTTGGGTGGCCGAGGCTGTTGCTGcccacagggacacagcacCGCTCACATTCCTGCGGGAAAATGTGAAGGCTGCAAGCAAGGTCAAGGGCCCTTCCCTTGCTGGGACTCGGCGTCAGACCAACACCAGGGTGGCCCAACCCGCCGTCCCGGGGGGCTGGGGACTGTCCCTGCACGCTCACCCCACAACCCCCCatctgcagggctggctgggacaCGGGTGGGTGCTGGCCGCGCTCCCCAGGGACCGCCAACGCGGGCAGCCCCGTCCGCCCGGCTCAGCAGCCCCGCGGGGCGGGGATTGGGGTGGGGTCCCCAGGCAGGGCCCCTTCGTTTCCACCCCCGCTGCTGAGACCCGGCGAACTCACGGCAGTGCCGGGCggggcccccccgccccgcccccgctgCGGTGCGCGGCGCGGGGCAGCAGAGGGCGCCAGAGCACCGCGCAgggccccgcgccccccgccgctccccgcacCCACCCGGCTCCcaccccccatccctccccgcACCCACCCCGATCCCACCCTCCGGacacccccatccctccccgCACCCACCCCGTTCCACCCTCCGGACACCCCGCCCCGCGCCCTCCATTCTCCGGGCTTCGTTCCCGCATCCACCACTCCCGTCCCCCGCCCTCTCTCCCCGGGGCATCCTGCCCGCCCTCCTCCAGGATATCTCCCTGCATCCTCAATCCCCgggcatccctccctccctcccccgtCCCCTTTCCTCGACGCATTCCTCTCCCTCATCCCTTCCTCAGCCCCAATCCGCCTCCTGGCCCCACGGACCCTCCCTCCCCGCACCCGGCAGGCAGCCCCCCGACCTCGACCCCCCGCCTCCCACCGCCAGCAACACCATCTCCCCCGCAGTTCCCACAAGCGCTTTCCCAGCCGGCAGCCCCGGAGCCACACTTTTTCTCGCCCATCCCAAAGCCGGGTGTCACCCCCAGATACCTCCCGGACAGAccatcccaccccagcccccccggactgcccctgcagcagccccggccccgAGCACCGGCTCCCACCGCCCCCGGCAAAGCCCCTCAAGCTGGCTCAGCTCAGGGTTGggggcagcagcccctggatttattcaaaagcaataaaactgaGCCCAAGTGTCCCTGTTCCGTTCTGTCACCCACGGCTGGTACTGGAGTGAGCCTCTGTCCCACCCCACACAcgctgtgctgtgcagggtcAGGCAGTTCTTCAGTCGGGCTGGCTTTGATAAGAgcagattaaaaataatcataacAATAACGAGGAGATCCGTCACCTCTCTAGGGGCCAGCTCACGGcgcctgctcccagccaggcaggcTGGGACGTTCAGCCTCCACTACTGAGGAATTAGCTGTATTTATGCATTTATCGATGTGTagcccccccttcccccacacacaccccccccgGGGGATGCCGGAGGGTGCCTGTCCCACTGCAGGtggcctcagcagggctgggatccagggaggcagcaggagcacaggatgGAGCCCCCCTGGGTGCAGAGAAACCCGGTCTCAGGCAGAGCCCCACGTGCTGGCCCAGCTGCGTGGGGTGGGACTTGGGGGGAGCCGgagcccccctccccgggcTGCGGGCGTGGAGCAGTTCGACAGAGCCCCGTCAGAGCAGATGAAGGAGAGGGGGAGCACCCACCTTTCCACCAGTTTTTCTACTTGCTCCATCTCACATATAGCGAATTCTGAGCACACAATGCAGTTATTGAataaaattatgctttttttaGTACTTGTATGCATGTGGTTTTTAAGGCTCTGTCTAGAAACCAACCTCTgagccaggagcagagagaCCGGAGGGGAAAGCCAGGCCAGCTCTGGACAGTTGTGGGACACAGAGATGCAAGTGCAGCACTGCCGACCGTAGCAGCTGGCAGGTGACACATCCAGCCCATGCAGGTGACGCGCCCATCACTCCTTCCACtccaggaagaaggagaaagcactcctggctggggcagggatcATTAGGGAGACTGGCCACCGCAGCCAGCCCGGGgctgcctctcctctccccccccccGTCACTGTCTCCGTCCCCCGTGGTGCCAGCTCTGTCCCCCTCCCGCggagctc belongs to Corvus moneduloides isolate bCorMon1 chromosome 17, bCorMon1.pri, whole genome shotgun sequence and includes:
- the COMMD7 gene encoding COMM domain-containing protein 7 isoform X1 — its product is MGLLNFTRDPVPEAVSGDMHNLNQLSAQQFSALTEVLFRFLTEPKEQVERFLTQLSDFATMNKISLGPLKNIVKSILLVPNGALKRNLSSEQVRADFIALGLSEEKASYFAEQWKVNSPTLTRLALGQTLMINQLIDMEWKFGVTAGSSELEKVGSIFLQLKLVIKKGSQLENVYVELTLPQFYSFLHEMERVKTSLESFS
- the COMMD7 gene encoding COMM domain-containing protein 7 isoform X2, translating into MGLLNFTRDPVPEAVSGDMHNLNQLSAQQFSALTEVLFRFLTEPKEVERFLTQLSDFATMNKISLGPLKNIVKSILLVPNGALKRNLSSEQVRADFIALGLSEEKASYFAEQWKVNSPTLTRLALGQTLMINQLIDMEWKFGVTAGSSELEKVGSIFLQLKLVIKKGSQLENVYVELTLPQFYSFLHEMERVKTSLESFS